In Pseudofrankia saprophytica, one genomic interval encodes:
- a CDS encoding methylated-DNA--[protein]-cysteine S-methyltransferase yields MRAHQSAHVTHTVVDSPVGDLTLVAVDGVLAGLYMEQQRHRPGPETFGDRDPAAFGDVVAQLRAYFDGELTAFDLPLAPRGTEFQRAVWAGLREIPYGRTISYGELADRVGRPGAARAVGLANGRNPIGIIVPCHRVVGSTGDLTGYGGGLDRKRHLLAFGGSRVPAAAGTDVRRTLW; encoded by the coding sequence ATGCGTGCCCACCAGTCAGCACACGTGACCCACACGGTGGTCGACAGCCCGGTCGGGGACCTCACCCTGGTCGCCGTCGACGGCGTGCTCGCCGGCCTGTACATGGAGCAGCAGCGGCATCGTCCCGGGCCGGAGACGTTCGGGGATCGCGACCCGGCCGCGTTCGGCGACGTCGTCGCCCAGCTGCGGGCCTACTTCGACGGGGAGCTGACGGCCTTCGACCTGCCGCTGGCCCCGCGCGGGACCGAGTTCCAGCGCGCCGTGTGGGCCGGGCTGCGCGAGATCCCCTACGGGCGGACCATCTCGTATGGCGAGCTGGCCGACCGCGTCGGTCGGCCGGGTGCGGCGCGCGCCGTCGGCCTCGCGAACGGCCGCAACCCGATCGGCATCATCGTGCCGTGCCACCGCGTCGTCGGGTCCACCGGCGACCTGACCGGCTACGGCGGCGGCCTCGACCGCAAGCGGCACCTGCTGGCGTTCGGGGGGAGCCGTGTCCCGGCCGCGGCCGGGACGGACGTGCGCCGCACGTTGTGGTGA
- a CDS encoding AMP-binding protein produces MSGTAESARTDGVYAGPPAPVWDASSFWELVQRRAAATPDTELLLDDLGRSLTAAQFRRAVERVAAALAARGVGVGTVVSWQLPTTLESAVLMVALARLGATQNPIIPTLREREVAYVTAKAATSLFVTVPRWRGFDHEAMISAISAARVDAGEPAIDVLLVDHRAIALGEPGAAAAGSPNDHLALPSLALPMAAESEPVPPPAPPAGPREARWIYSTSGTTADPKGVLHTDVSVSVAARGSVSGVASTPADLYPIAFPIAHIGGAVMLSASLLSGMRLLLLDSFDAEASPRTMAALGATFLGSALPFLRAYIAAAAADRAKDPDAVLFPKLRAAFSGGAPKPPGLHAEVAAELGGRGVLSSWGMTEFPLATHARLDDSDDELTVTEGRPAPGVELRVVAFDGTPCAPGEEGELLVRGAQLFAGYLGVPAAETADLFDADGFFRTGDLGVVGPRGHVRITGRRKDVIIRNAENIAAPEVEGILVTHPSVAEVAVIGLPDERTGERCCAVIRLAEGAAPVTLADLAAHALAAGLAKFKLPEQLEIVDDLPRTDMGKIAKNALRKRYLP; encoded by the coding sequence GTGAGCGGCACGGCGGAAAGCGCGCGGACCGACGGCGTGTACGCGGGCCCGCCCGCACCCGTCTGGGATGCGAGCTCCTTCTGGGAGCTGGTCCAGCGCCGGGCGGCGGCCACGCCCGACACCGAGCTGCTGCTCGACGATCTCGGCCGGAGCCTGACCGCCGCGCAGTTCCGGCGTGCCGTCGAGCGGGTCGCGGCCGCGCTCGCCGCGCGCGGCGTCGGCGTCGGCACCGTGGTGAGCTGGCAGCTGCCGACGACGCTGGAGTCGGCGGTGCTCATGGTCGCGCTCGCCCGCCTCGGCGCCACCCAGAACCCGATCATCCCGACGCTGCGCGAGCGCGAGGTCGCCTACGTCACCGCGAAGGCGGCTACCTCGCTGTTCGTCACGGTGCCGCGCTGGCGCGGCTTCGACCACGAGGCGATGATCTCCGCGATCAGCGCCGCGCGCGTCGACGCCGGTGAACCCGCCATCGACGTACTGCTCGTCGACCATCGCGCGATCGCGCTCGGCGAACCCGGTGCCGCGGCGGCGGGTTCGCCGAACGACCACCTTGCCCTGCCGAGTCTTGCCCTGCCGATGGCCGCCGAGTCCGAGCCGGTCCCACCCCCGGCGCCGCCGGCCGGGCCGCGGGAGGCCCGCTGGATCTACAGCACCTCGGGCACCACCGCGGACCCGAAGGGCGTGCTGCACACCGATGTCTCGGTGTCGGTCGCGGCCCGCGGCAGCGTCTCCGGCGTCGCGTCGACGCCCGCCGACCTCTATCCGATCGCGTTCCCGATCGCCCACATCGGCGGCGCCGTCATGCTCTCCGCGTCGCTGCTGTCCGGGATGCGGCTGCTGCTGCTCGACAGCTTCGACGCCGAGGCGTCCCCGCGGACGATGGCGGCGCTCGGCGCGACCTTCCTCGGCTCGGCCCTGCCGTTCCTGCGGGCGTACATCGCCGCCGCGGCCGCCGACCGGGCGAAGGACCCCGACGCGGTGCTGTTCCCGAAGCTGCGGGCGGCGTTCAGCGGCGGCGCGCCCAAGCCACCCGGCCTGCATGCCGAGGTCGCCGCCGAGCTCGGCGGCCGCGGCGTGCTCTCCAGCTGGGGCATGACCGAGTTCCCGCTGGCGACGCACGCCCGCCTCGACGACTCCGACGACGAGCTCACCGTCACCGAGGGCCGCCCAGCCCCGGGCGTCGAGCTGCGGGTGGTCGCGTTCGACGGCACCCCGTGCGCCCCCGGCGAGGAGGGCGAGCTGCTGGTCCGCGGCGCGCAGCTCTTCGCCGGCTACCTCGGCGTCCCCGCCGCCGAGACCGCCGACCTCTTCGACGCCGACGGCTTCTTCCGCACCGGCGACCTCGGCGTCGTCGGCCCGCGCGGCCATGTCCGCATCACCGGCCGCCGCAAGGACGTCATCATCCGCAACGCGGAGAACATCGCGGCGCCCGAGGTCGAGGGCATCCTCGTCACCCACCCGTCCGTCGCCGAGGTCGCCGTCATCGGCCTCCCCGACGAGCGCACCGGCGAGCGCTGCTGCGCCGTCATCCGCCTGGCCGAAGGCGCCGCGCCCGTCACCCTCGCCGACCTCGCCGCCCACGCCCTGGCCGCCGGCCTGGCGAAGTTCAAGCTCCCCGAGCAGCTCGAGATCGTCGACGACCTCCCCCGCACCGACATGGGCAAGATCGCCAAGAACGCCCTGCGGAAGCGCTACCTGCCCTGA
- the cysD gene encoding sulfate adenylyltransferase subunit CysD has translation MSAPTDGGIRGPLPSTTRLSHLQRLEAESIQIFREAVSESERPVMLYSVGKDSAVMLHLARKAFYPSKPPFPLLHVDTTWKFKAMYEFRDTLVTDLGLDLLVHQNPEALARGINPFDHGSAAHTDIWKTEGLKQALDKYGFDLAFGGARRDEEKSRAKERVFSIRSAAHRWDPKQQRPELWRLYNARKGPGQSVRVFPLSNWTELDIWLYIHHENIPIVPLYFAAPRPVVERDGTLIMVDDERMRLAPGEVPEQREVRFRTLGCYPLTGAVESSATTLTEIIQEMLLTTSSERQGRVIDHDSSGSMEKKKQEGYF, from the coding sequence ATGAGCGCGCCGACCGACGGTGGTATCCGGGGCCCGCTCCCGAGCACCACTCGCCTAAGCCACCTGCAGCGCCTCGAGGCGGAGAGCATCCAGATCTTCCGGGAGGCCGTCTCGGAGAGCGAGCGGCCGGTGATGCTGTATTCGGTGGGCAAGGACAGCGCGGTGATGCTGCACCTGGCGAGGAAGGCGTTCTACCCGTCGAAGCCGCCGTTCCCGTTGTTGCACGTCGACACGACGTGGAAGTTCAAGGCGATGTACGAGTTCCGCGACACGCTGGTCACGGACCTGGGCCTGGACCTGTTGGTCCACCAGAACCCGGAGGCACTGGCGCGGGGCATCAACCCGTTCGACCACGGCTCCGCGGCGCACACCGACATCTGGAAGACCGAGGGCCTCAAGCAGGCGCTGGACAAATACGGCTTCGACCTCGCGTTCGGTGGGGCGCGTCGGGATGAGGAGAAGTCCCGGGCCAAGGAGCGGGTTTTCTCGATCCGCTCCGCGGCGCATCGGTGGGATCCCAAGCAACAGCGCCCCGAGTTGTGGCGGTTGTACAACGCGCGCAAGGGGCCGGGCCAGTCGGTGCGGGTGTTCCCGCTGTCGAACTGGACCGAGCTGGATATCTGGCTCTACATCCACCACGAGAACATCCCGATCGTCCCGCTGTACTTCGCCGCGCCGCGGCCGGTCGTCGAGCGCGACGGCACGTTGATCATGGTCGATGACGAGCGGATGCGGCTGGCGCCGGGCGAGGTGCCCGAGCAGCGCGAAGTCCGGTTCCGCACGCTGGGCTGCTACCCGCTGACCGGGGCGGTGGAAAGCTCCGCGACGACGCTGACCGAGATCATCCAGGAAATGCTGCTCACGACCAGTTCGGAACGCCAGGGCCGGGTCATCGACCACGACTCGTCGGGGTCCATGGAGAAGAAGAAGCAAGAGGGGTACTTCTGA
- the cysN gene encoding sulfate adenylyltransferase subunit CysN has protein sequence MAHAAGDLVATDIEEYLRQHENKSMLRFITCGSVDDGKSTLIGRLLYDSKLVFSDHLAALESDSKKVGTQGGELDFALLVDGLAAEREQGITIDVAYRFFSTEHRKFIVADTPGHEQYTRNMVTGASTADLAVILIDARKGVLTQTRRHSYLVSLLGIRHVVLAVNKLDLVDYSKDVFDAIEADYRAFAEKIGLTDIACIPLSALRGDNITEPSPNIPWYTGPTLVGHLETVEVAGGQAGGPFRLPVQWVNRPDLDFRGFSGQVTGGTVRPGDRVRIVPAGTESTVDRIVTADGDLAEAIAGQSVTITLTDEVDVSRGDVLAAASDPPAVADQFECHLVWMSDEPMLPGRSYLLKLGTRTVGATVAQPKYKINVNTLEHTAARTLELNEIGVANLNLDRRIAFDPYTVNRDMGGFVLIDRFTNATVAAGLLHFALRRSDNIHWQAVEVNKAARAAAKGQRPAVVWFTGLSGAGKSTIANLVEKKLHDEGHHTYLLDGDNVRHGLNKDLGFTEADRVENIRRIAEVARLMADAGLIVLTSFISPFRAERQLARGLLDDGEFVEVFVDTPLEVAESRDRKGLYAKARRGELTNFTGIDSPYEPPIHPELHLDASGAVTPEASAEQVVSYLRETGLLTPPPAP, from the coding sequence GTGGCGCACGCGGCGGGCGACCTCGTCGCCACCGACATCGAGGAGTACCTACGCCAGCACGAGAACAAGTCGATGCTGCGGTTCATCACCTGCGGCAGCGTCGACGACGGTAAGAGCACGCTGATCGGCCGGTTGCTCTACGACTCGAAGCTGGTGTTCTCCGACCACCTGGCGGCGCTGGAGTCCGACTCGAAGAAGGTCGGCACGCAGGGCGGTGAACTGGACTTCGCGCTGCTCGTCGACGGCCTGGCGGCCGAGCGCGAGCAGGGCATCACGATCGACGTCGCCTACCGGTTCTTCTCCACCGAGCACCGCAAGTTCATCGTCGCCGACACCCCGGGCCACGAGCAGTACACCCGCAACATGGTCACCGGCGCGTCCACGGCCGACCTCGCGGTGATCCTGATCGACGCCCGCAAGGGCGTGCTCACCCAGACCCGCCGCCACAGCTACCTGGTCTCCCTGCTCGGCATTCGCCACGTGGTGCTCGCCGTCAACAAGCTCGACCTCGTCGACTACTCGAAGGACGTCTTCGACGCCATCGAGGCCGACTACCGCGCCTTCGCGGAGAAGATCGGGCTGACCGACATCGCCTGCATACCCCTGTCGGCGCTGCGCGGCGACAACATCACCGAGCCGAGCCCGAACATCCCGTGGTACACCGGCCCGACCCTGGTCGGGCACCTGGAGACCGTCGAGGTCGCAGGCGGCCAGGCCGGCGGGCCGTTCCGGCTGCCGGTCCAGTGGGTCAACCGGCCGGACCTGGACTTCCGCGGCTTCTCCGGCCAGGTCACCGGTGGCACGGTCCGCCCGGGCGACCGGGTCCGCATCGTCCCGGCGGGCACCGAGAGCACCGTCGACCGGATCGTCACCGCCGACGGCGATCTGGCCGAGGCCATCGCCGGCCAGTCGGTCACGATCACCCTTACCGACGAGGTGGACGTGAGCCGCGGCGACGTGCTCGCCGCCGCGAGCGACCCGCCGGCCGTCGCCGACCAGTTCGAGTGCCACCTGGTGTGGATGAGCGACGAGCCGATGCTGCCAGGCCGGTCCTACCTGCTCAAGCTCGGCACCCGCACCGTCGGCGCGACCGTCGCCCAGCCCAAATACAAGATCAACGTCAACACGCTGGAACACACCGCGGCCCGCACGCTGGAGCTCAACGAGATCGGCGTCGCGAACCTCAACCTGGACCGGCGGATCGCGTTCGACCCCTACACGGTGAACCGCGACATGGGCGGTTTCGTCCTCATCGACCGGTTCACCAACGCCACCGTCGCCGCCGGCCTGCTGCACTTCGCGCTGCGCCGGTCCGACAACATCCACTGGCAGGCCGTGGAGGTGAACAAGGCGGCGCGGGCCGCGGCCAAGGGCCAGCGTCCGGCGGTCGTCTGGTTCACCGGCCTGTCCGGCGCCGGCAAGTCCACCATCGCGAACCTCGTCGAGAAGAAGCTCCACGACGAGGGCCACCACACCTACCTCCTCGACGGCGACAACGTCCGCCACGGCCTGAACAAGGACCTCGGCTTCACCGAGGCCGACCGCGTCGAGAACATCCGCCGCATCGCCGAGGTCGCCCGGCTCATGGCCGACGCCGGACTCATCGTGCTCACGTCGTTCATCTCGCCGTTCCGCGCCGAACGCCAACTCGCCCGCGGGCTCCTCGACGACGGCGAGTTCGTCGAGGTCTTCGTCGACACACCGCTCGAGGTGGCCGAGTCCCGCGACCGCAAGGGCCTCTACGCCAAGGCCCGCCGCGGCGAGCTCACCAACTTCACCGGCATCGACTCCCCCTACGAACCGCCCATCCACCCCGAACTCCACCTCGACGCCTCCGGCGCCGTCACCCCCGAGGCAAGCGCCGAACAGGTCGTCAGCTACCTCCGCGAGACCGGCCTGCTCACCCCGCCGCCGGCCCCATAG
- a CDS encoding helix-turn-helix domain-containing protein has translation MRAHDQAGIRLTDAQSLGLFVRAERRRRGMTQIQLCAEALVSRRWLSDMEAGKPTAEIGLVFRVMDALGQMLLAAPIVLGPDDIDLDEVLRRYENPGGPHGDAHA, from the coding sequence GTGCGCGCACACGACCAGGCCGGAATACGGCTTACGGATGCCCAGAGCCTCGGGCTGTTCGTGCGGGCGGAGCGCCGGCGACGGGGCATGACACAGATCCAGCTGTGCGCTGAGGCGCTGGTAAGCCGTCGGTGGCTCTCGGACATGGAGGCCGGCAAGCCCACCGCCGAGATCGGGCTCGTCTTCCGGGTCATGGACGCGCTGGGTCAGATGTTGCTGGCCGCGCCCATCGTGTTGGGCCCCGACGACATCGACCTGGACGAGGTCCTCCGACGCTACGAGAATCCAGGCGGCCCTCATGGTGACGCCCATGCCTGA
- a CDS encoding amidohydrolase family protein, with product MNVEDLILISVDDHLVEPPNMFQGRLPAKFADQAPKVLHREDGSDVWTFNGSIIPNVGLNAVAGRPKEEYGVEPTAFDEMRPGCYDIHERVKDMSAGGVLGSMCFPSFPGFSARLFAAADDKDLALSVVQAYNDWHIDEWCGAYPGRFIPMGLPVLWDPQLAAAEVHRLAAKGCHSITFTENPATLGYPSFHDAHWDPLWRALVETDTVLSIHLGSSGKLTFTAPDAPMDVLITLQPMNICSAAADLLWSRVLKEFPTIKIALSEGGTGWIPYFLERLDRTYDMHHLWTGQNFGGKLPSEVFREHFLTCFIEDPVGVELRHKIGIDNIAWECDYPHSDSSWPWPGEELLRSAVGVPAEDVNKMSYENAMRWYSFDPFAHRPKEKSTVGALRAEVAGHDVEIRPFDKGRFEIKHDGISLAEMASKATA from the coding sequence ATGAACGTGGAAGACCTCATCCTGATCAGTGTTGATGACCATCTCGTCGAACCGCCCAACATGTTCCAGGGCCGCCTGCCGGCGAAGTTCGCCGATCAGGCGCCGAAGGTCCTCCACCGCGAGGACGGCTCGGATGTGTGGACGTTCAACGGTTCGATCATCCCGAACGTGGGTCTGAACGCGGTGGCCGGGCGGCCGAAGGAGGAGTACGGCGTCGAGCCGACCGCCTTCGACGAGATGCGCCCTGGCTGTTACGACATCCACGAGCGGGTCAAGGACATGTCCGCGGGCGGGGTGCTGGGCTCGATGTGCTTCCCGTCGTTCCCGGGTTTCTCCGCTCGGCTGTTCGCGGCCGCGGACGACAAGGACCTGGCGCTGAGCGTCGTCCAGGCGTACAACGACTGGCATATCGACGAGTGGTGCGGCGCCTACCCCGGCCGGTTCATCCCGATGGGCCTGCCGGTGCTGTGGGACCCGCAGCTGGCCGCGGCGGAGGTCCACCGGCTCGCGGCGAAGGGCTGCCATTCGATCACCTTCACCGAGAACCCGGCGACCCTGGGCTACCCGAGCTTCCACGACGCGCACTGGGATCCGCTGTGGAGGGCGCTGGTCGAGACCGACACGGTGCTCTCGATCCACCTCGGCTCGTCGGGCAAGCTCACGTTCACCGCGCCCGACGCCCCGATGGACGTCCTGATCACCCTGCAGCCGATGAACATCTGCAGTGCGGCGGCTGACCTGCTCTGGTCGCGGGTGCTCAAGGAGTTCCCGACGATCAAGATCGCGCTGTCCGAGGGTGGGACCGGGTGGATCCCGTACTTCCTGGAGCGCCTGGACCGGACCTACGACATGCACCACCTGTGGACCGGTCAGAACTTCGGCGGGAAGCTGCCGAGCGAGGTGTTCCGGGAGCATTTCCTGACGTGTTTCATCGAGGACCCGGTCGGTGTGGAGCTGCGCCACAAGATCGGTATCGACAACATCGCGTGGGAGTGCGACTACCCGCACTCGGACTCCAGCTGGCCGTGGCCGGGCGAGGAGCTGCTCAGGTCCGCGGTCGGGGTGCCGGCTGAGGACGTCAACAAGATGTCGTACGAGAACGCGATGCGCTGGTACTCGTTCGACCCGTTCGCGCACCGGCCGAAGGAGAAGAGCACCGTCGGGGCGCTGCGCGCCGAGGTCGCCGGCCACGACGTGGAGATCCGCCCGTTCGACAAGGGCCGCTTCGAGATCAAGCACGACGGCATCTCCCTCGCCGAGATGGCCTCGAAGGCTACTGCCTGA
- a CDS encoding type II toxin-antitoxin system HipA family toxin, whose translation MPDDRLLVVLLGGRRVGELAMDATGKFRFTYDEAWSADQNATPLSLSMPVGQPEHGDGPVRAFIWGLLPDNERVLERWAAEYQVSPRNPFALLRHVGEDCAGGAQFVIPERVDALLAGKGSVRWLDEAEIADRLRILRADPTAWHAHSTGQFSLAGAQAKTALHYDDFTGRWGDPAGATPTTHILKPAISGLDDHDLNEHLCLSAARLLGMSVAHTEVLSFGAERVIAVSRYDRVQNPAGRVIRVHQEDMCQAAGVSPTIKYQNEGGPGPEQIIDILRRYVRPAASAAQHVDRFVDALAFNWVIGGTDAHAKNYSVLLAGAQARLAPLYDVASVLAYDDVYLPKLRLAMRIGGEYRVAAIYGRHWRRFATANGLDPDEIIARARRIIERAPDAFATVATAPSVQVLDSGLPSRLADRVAQAAQARGRALDH comes from the coding sequence ATGCCTGACGATCGCCTTCTCGTCGTGTTGCTGGGGGGACGGCGTGTCGGCGAGTTGGCAATGGACGCTACCGGCAAGTTCCGCTTCACCTATGACGAGGCCTGGTCGGCCGACCAGAACGCGACTCCCCTGTCCCTGTCCATGCCCGTAGGCCAGCCCGAGCATGGTGACGGTCCGGTGCGGGCCTTTATCTGGGGCCTGCTTCCGGACAACGAAAGAGTGCTGGAGCGGTGGGCGGCGGAGTACCAGGTCTCGCCACGCAACCCGTTCGCGCTGCTGCGGCATGTCGGCGAGGACTGCGCTGGCGGAGCGCAGTTCGTGATTCCAGAACGCGTCGACGCGCTACTCGCCGGCAAGGGTTCGGTCCGGTGGCTCGACGAAGCCGAGATAGCCGACCGGCTGCGCATTCTGCGTGCGGACCCGACCGCGTGGCACGCGCATAGCACGGGGCAGTTCAGCCTCGCTGGCGCGCAGGCGAAGACGGCGCTGCACTATGACGATTTCACTGGGCGGTGGGGCGATCCTGCTGGCGCGACCCCGACCACGCACATCCTCAAGCCCGCGATCAGCGGACTGGACGACCACGACCTCAACGAGCACCTTTGCCTGTCAGCCGCGAGATTGCTCGGTATGTCGGTCGCACACACGGAGGTGCTGTCCTTCGGCGCCGAAAGGGTTATCGCCGTATCCCGCTATGACCGGGTCCAGAACCCCGCGGGACGAGTCATCCGCGTCCACCAAGAAGACATGTGCCAAGCGGCCGGTGTATCGCCGACCATCAAGTACCAAAACGAGGGCGGGCCCGGCCCCGAGCAGATCATCGATATTCTGCGCAGATACGTCCGGCCGGCGGCCTCGGCCGCCCAGCACGTGGACCGGTTCGTCGACGCGCTGGCGTTCAACTGGGTCATCGGGGGAACGGACGCGCATGCGAAGAACTACTCCGTCCTGCTCGCCGGCGCCCAGGCCCGCCTCGCGCCGCTCTACGACGTCGCCAGCGTGCTCGCCTACGACGACGTCTACCTACCAAAGCTCCGGCTGGCCATGAGGATAGGCGGTGAGTACCGCGTGGCGGCGATTTACGGTCGTCACTGGCGCCGATTCGCGACAGCCAACGGTCTGGACCCCGACGAGATCATCGCCCGAGCCCGCCGCATCATCGAGCGAGCCCCCGACGCGTTCGCGACCGTCGCGACCGCCCCGTCCGTCCAGGTCCTGGACAGCGGACTGCCGTCCAGGCTCGCGGACCGAGTCGCGCAGGCCGCGCAGGCTCGCGGCCGCGCGCTCGACCACTGA
- a CDS encoding AlkA N-terminal domain-containing protein: MYMDVERCVRAVQARDERFDGWFFTAVLTTGIYCRPSCPATPPKPENMRFFPSAAAAQQAGFRACKRCRPGAVPGSPQWNERADLVARAMRLIADGLVDREGVPGLAHRLGYSVRQLERQLMAELGAGPLALARAQRAQTARLLIETTKLPMADLAYAAGFASVRAFNETVQEVFALAPSELRTRAKAVDGPGAPGTGTAGTRTAGTIVVRLPFRRPLCPDNLFGHLAATAVPGIEEWHDGAYRRTLRLPHGHAVVALRPAPEHIECRLALSDLRDLTTAINRCRWLLDLDADPVAVDAQLGADEALAPLVAKSPGRRVPRTTDPAEFAIRAVLGQQVSTAAARTLAARLVAAHGEPVEDADGGLTHLFPTTSALAELDPETLAMPRSRRAGVGALVTALAAGDVELDVGGDWERARAQLAAVPGVGPWTVEMVAMRALGDPDAFAATDLGVRRAAGDLGLPSTPAALTKRSAPWRPWRAYAVQYLWATGDHPINRLPAD, encoded by the coding sequence GTGTACATGGACGTTGAGCGGTGTGTGCGGGCTGTTCAGGCGCGGGACGAGCGCTTCGACGGCTGGTTCTTCACCGCTGTGCTCACCACCGGGATCTACTGCCGCCCCAGCTGCCCGGCGACGCCGCCGAAGCCGGAGAACATGCGGTTCTTCCCGAGTGCCGCCGCGGCGCAGCAGGCGGGCTTCCGGGCCTGCAAACGCTGCCGGCCGGGCGCCGTGCCGGGCTCGCCACAGTGGAACGAGCGCGCGGACCTCGTCGCCCGCGCGATGCGGCTGATCGCGGACGGGCTCGTCGACCGCGAGGGCGTGCCGGGGCTCGCCCACCGGCTCGGCTACAGCGTCCGCCAGCTCGAACGGCAGCTGATGGCGGAGCTGGGCGCGGGGCCGCTCGCCCTGGCCCGTGCGCAGCGCGCGCAGACCGCGCGCCTGCTGATCGAGACCACGAAGCTGCCGATGGCCGACCTGGCGTACGCGGCTGGCTTCGCCAGCGTGCGCGCCTTCAACGAGACGGTTCAGGAGGTCTTCGCGCTCGCGCCCAGCGAGCTGCGGACGCGGGCGAAGGCCGTCGACGGGCCGGGAGCACCGGGCACCGGAACGGCCGGTACGAGAACGGCCGGCACCATCGTCGTGCGGCTCCCGTTCCGCCGCCCGCTGTGCCCGGACAACCTGTTCGGCCACCTCGCGGCCACGGCGGTGCCGGGGATCGAGGAGTGGCACGACGGCGCCTATCGCCGGACGCTGCGGCTGCCGCACGGACATGCCGTCGTGGCACTGCGCCCGGCGCCGGAGCACATCGAGTGCCGGCTGGCCCTGTCCGACCTGCGCGACCTGACGACGGCGATCAACCGGTGCCGGTGGCTGCTCGACCTGGACGCCGACCCGGTCGCGGTCGACGCCCAGCTCGGCGCCGACGAGGCATTGGCCCCGCTGGTCGCCAAGAGCCCCGGCCGGCGGGTCCCGCGCACCACCGACCCGGCGGAGTTCGCGATCCGCGCGGTGCTGGGCCAGCAGGTGTCGACGGCCGCCGCGCGAACGCTCGCCGCGCGGCTGGTGGCCGCACACGGCGAGCCCGTCGAGGACGCCGACGGCGGGCTGACCCACCTGTTCCCGACCACGTCGGCGCTGGCCGAGCTGGACCCGGAGACGCTGGCGATGCCCCGGTCCCGGCGGGCGGGCGTGGGCGCGCTGGTCACCGCCCTCGCGGCGGGGGACGTGGAGCTGGATGTCGGTGGCGACTGGGAGCGGGCGAGGGCGCAGCTCGCGGCGGTGCCGGGCGTCGGGCCCTGGACGGTCGAGATGGTCGCGATGCGCGCGCTCGGCGACCCGGACGCGTTCGCCGCCACGGATCTCGGTGTGCGGCGCGCGGCGGGCGATCTCGGCCTGCCGTCGACGCCCGCGGCGTTGACGAAGCGCTCGGCGCCCTGGCGGCCGTGGCGCGCCTACGCGGTCCAGTACCTCTGGGCGACCGGCGACCACCCCATCAACCGGCTTCCGGCCGACTGA